Proteins encoded within one genomic window of Lentimicrobiaceae bacterium:
- a CDS encoding CatB-related O-acetyltransferase gives MEKERKTNPDKLFPRENDRTTCYLKNFITRPGIEVGDYTIYHDFENPQDFEVKNVLYHYPINHDRLVIGKFCSIAHGAKFLLNGSNHTLRSVSTYPFPVLKNEWQLDIPVTNAWDNKGDIIIGNDVWIGFEAVILAGVTIGDGSIIASRAVVKKNVAPYSIVGGVPAKEIRKRFTEEEIFSLLQLKWWDWEETQIRENLDAIMNGDIDRLRKIIL, from the coding sequence ATGGAAAAAGAAAGAAAAACAAATCCGGATAAATTGTTTCCGCGTGAAAACGATCGTACCACTTGCTATCTGAAAAATTTCATTACACGTCCGGGAATTGAAGTTGGGGATTACACTATTTATCATGATTTTGAGAACCCTCAAGATTTTGAAGTTAAGAATGTACTGTATCATTACCCGATAAACCACGACCGCCTGGTGATTGGTAAATTCTGTTCTATTGCCCACGGAGCCAAGTTCCTGCTTAATGGTTCGAACCATACTTTAAGATCAGTTTCCACCTATCCTTTTCCCGTGTTGAAAAACGAATGGCAACTGGATATACCTGTAACCAATGCCTGGGACAATAAAGGAGATATTATCATCGGGAATGATGTATGGATAGGTTTTGAAGCTGTTATCCTGGCAGGAGTTACCATTGGCGATGGCTCAATAATAGCTTCAAGGGCTGTGGTTAAAAAAAATGTTGCGCCATATTCCATTGTGGGAGGCGTTCCTGCAAAAGAAATCAGGAAGCGTTTTACCGAAGAAGAAATTTTTTCCCTGCTACAACTTAAATGGTGGGACTGGGAAGAAACTCAAATCCGGGAAAACCTGGATGCAATAATGAATGGCGATATTGACCGTCTGCGCAAAATTATTCTGTAA